AATGTCCTGCAGCGCCACCGCCTTGGGGCAGAGATGGCCGCGGCTGAAGGGATCGTCGTCGTCGCCGCGGATGGAGGTGACCTTCCCCTCCTGGACTTCGATGCGCAGGCCGCAGATGGCCTCACAGAGGGGGCAGGCACGGTAGTGAATCTCAGCCATGGATGATCTCCTGACGACCGGCAGAGGATGAGCTCGGCGAACAACAAGCTCAATTCGAGAACGTCGCTCGGGAGTCTATCGCGTCGCTCTGCCCAGGCTCGGAGCAAGGCATCACGGGTGGGCCATCACGGGTGGACCGTAACGGGTGGACCGTCAGAGTTGGTATGGGATCTGCAGTTCTTTCTCTTCGATGAGCCGAAAAACTCCCATGGCAACGTCGAGGGGCGGGCATTGCTCTCATCACCCAGCGGACGGACCGTTCGCCTCATGCCTCTCCATTTTCTGTCACCGCCGCTTCAACTCTTTGGATCAACCGACTCGAAAAGGCCTCCCCCAGGCGCCCCGGGAGCGCCTTCGGCAGAATCACCGAGCGGACGTCAAGTCACTGAAAATAAACAACTTCCTTTCGAGACAGTCAGCCCTCAGCAGCGCCCGCGAAGGGGCGGCAGTCTCGACGAGAAATGGCACTACATTTGCATATCTACATCACCGGAATTCTTCTGCGGGCGTAGAGCGACGGTTCTTCGCGGATAGACGTCCAAGAAGGCAAACCGTCTCGAAGAAGGCCGACCGGTCGATGGATCACTCAACCACCTGGTGGGGGGACAATCAATGGAAGCAGCGATGAACAGCACGAGGAACACGTTGATGGACCAGCACTTCGCGACGGCGCCGGACGAGACCCTGTCGGAGCGCCGAGCCAAACGGCAGATGAGCAAGACGTTCAAAGCCCTTTCGGACGAAACGCGACGGCGAATCCTGGAGCTCCTGGAAGAGAATCAGAGTGCGGTTGGAGGGATCGTAGAGAACTTCAACCTATCTCAACCTACAATTTCGAGGCATCTATCCATCCTTCGAGACGCAAATCTCGTGATTGATGAGCGTCAAGGACAGTCGGTGATCTACCGCCTCAACCACGCTGAGCTGGCTGCCGCCATGCGCCGGTTCTTCCAGCAGTTCCGCTCCTGCGAGGAGATGCTGCGGGATGTCCCCGGCGGCAGCGCATCCACCCCGACGGTGGCCGGCGAGAGCGACTCCGGCATGACCAGCTGAGCCTCGATCCACTCCCCAACAGCGTCCAAGAAACAGCCCAATTCCTCCTCCGGCGGCTTCCGAGCCCCGGAGCTGGACGCTTGTCTGTCGTCAGAAACGGGGGCCCATCGTTCTCATTCTCTGGGCTCCCTCGTCTCACCGTCTCAAGACGGAATAGAGGCTTAGAGACATGGGAATATCTCCCGGGCAGGTAGAAACTCCCTGCTCTCCGGCGAGTCTCCGGAGCGAGGATTGTGAGACAATCCGCCGTCATCATGTTTCCCAACGCCCAAAATCCGAGCTCCGAAAACGAGAGCCCTGCGCTCTCCCTCCCCCGCCCCAACGTCCTCTTCGTATGCATGGGGAATATCTGCCGCTCCCCCGCCGCCGAGGGCGTGTTCCGCTCGCTGCTGGCGGAGCAGGGATTGGACGACCGCATCGGCGTCGACTCCGCCGGCACCATCGGCGCCCACGCCGGGGAGCCGGCGGACGCCCGTATGCGCGCCGCCGCCCGCCAGCGAGGCTATGAGCTGACCAGCCGCGCCCGGCGGGTGCTGGAAGGAGATCTCGACGCCTTCGACCTGATCATCGCCATGGATCGGGAGAATTTCCACGACCTCCAGGCCCTGCACCCCGACCCCCGGGGGCGCCTCCGGCTCTTCGCCGACTACCTCCCGGAGACCGCTCCCCGGGACGTCCCGGATCCGTACTACGGCGGCACCCGCGGATTCGAGGAGGTGCTGGACTTGCTGGAGACCGGCTGCCCGGCGGTGCTCGAAGAGCTCGGGAAGGTACTCGACGAGTCGTCTCGCCCCGCGCCATGACTCCGGGTACCGCGCTGCCCCGGGATCTGCAGCAGGAGATCGAGACGCAGCTGAGCGCCGACGGCGGCGAGATCTCGATCCGCAATGCCCAAGTCGCCGGCGGCAGCAGCTTTCACCGCAGCTGGACCCTCCACCTCTCCAACGGCCGCGAGGCCTTCCTGAAGAGCAACTCCGCGGCTCCCCAAGGCATGTTCCAGCGGGAAGCGGAAGGCCTCCGCGCCCTGGCCGCCGCCCGTGACGCACAAGCTGGTCTCGAGGCCGAGCTGATGCTGCCGAAGGTGCTGGCGGTGGGCGAGGCCGGCCACCCGTTCTTGCTCCTGGAACGCATCGCTACCGGTCCTCGCCCGGCAGGCTTCTCGGCGCGTTTCGGCCGCGCCCTGGCCCGACTGCACAAAGCGAGTACCCGAGATCCCCACGCCGCCCAAGGCTATGGCTTCGAACACGACAATTTTCTCGGCACCACGCCCCAGCCCAACCCGTGGACCGAGGATTGGGTGGACTTCTGGCGCCGCCACCGGCTGGGGTTCCAGCTCGATCTGGCGCGGCGCCAGGGCCTCTCAACCGGGGAGCTGAATCGTCTGGGGGATCGGGTCCTGGACCGGCTGGGGGAGCTCATCGGCGAGCCCATGGGCGAGACTGGAGAGCCGCCGACGCTGATCCACGGGGACCTCTGGGGCGGTAACTACTTGGTCTCCGCCGACGGCCTGCCGGTGCTCATCGACCCGGCGGCGTACTATGGGCGCCGGGAGGCGGAGCTGGCCATGACGAGGCTCTTCGGCGGCTTCGACGCCGACTTCGAGAGCGGTTATCAGGAGGTCTGGCCCCTGGAGCCGGGGGCCGAGGAGCGCCTTCAACTCTACCAGCTCTACCACCTGCTCAACCACCTCAATCTCTTCGGCGGCGGCTACCTCGACTCCTGCCTGCGCCTGCTGCGGCGTTTCGCCTGACGACGGAAACTCGTCTCCCCGAGCAGCGTGCGTGTCACCAATCGCCGCTCAGCGTGCGTCAGATCGTCAAAGCGCAGGAACGAGGCGCGGAGGCGTACTGGAGAGTACGCCGCACAAGCCGAGAGACGAGCACTTGACGAGATGGCGTGCGATCAGCGGCGACCCCACGTACGGCAGATGACGCACGCATTAATTCCCCCGATGCCCATATTGATCTTCCCCGCCACGCTGCCGTCGCCGGCGACCTCCGGCTGATCGAGCACCAGGGAGTCGAAATAGGGCTGCACCTGAGGATGCAGCTCCGCCTCCTGCAGATCCACGGGATGGAGCTTGCCGGTCACCACGCCGAGATGTTGGGCGGTGAGCTCCCAGCCTCCGCACACCGACATGCCGTGCCCGAAGGAGCCTTTGCGGGCGGTGAAGCGGGTCTTCCCCGGCAGCACCGCCAGGGCGTTCTGCAGCTCCTGCCAGTCTCCCGGGGTGGCGGTGGCGTGCATATCCCAGGTGGAGACCTCCTCCGGCTCTACCTGCGCCACCGCCATGGCCCGGCGCATGGCGCTGCGGGGGCCCTCTTCCGACGGGGTGATGATGTGGTCGGCGTCGGAGCTCACCGCCACGCC
The sequence above is a segment of the Acidobacteriota bacterium genome. Coding sequences within it:
- a CDS encoding metalloregulator ArsR/SmtB family transcription factor — its product is MSKTFKALSDETRRRILELLEENQSAVGGIVENFNLSQPTISRHLSILRDANLVIDERQGQSVIYRLNHAELAAAMRRFFQQFRSCEEMLRDVPGGSASTPTVAGESDSGMTS
- a CDS encoding low molecular weight protein-tyrosine-phosphatase, producing MRQSAVIMFPNAQNPSSENESPALSLPRPNVLFVCMGNICRSPAAEGVFRSLLAEQGLDDRIGVDSAGTIGAHAGEPADARMRAAARQRGYELTSRARRVLEGDLDAFDLIIAMDRENFHDLQALHPDPRGRLRLFADYLPETAPRDVPDPYYGGTRGFEEVLDLLETGCPAVLEELGKVLDESSRPAP
- a CDS encoding fructosamine kinase family protein, translating into MTPGTALPRDLQQEIETQLSADGGEISIRNAQVAGGSSFHRSWTLHLSNGREAFLKSNSAAPQGMFQREAEGLRALAAARDAQAGLEAELMLPKVLAVGEAGHPFLLLERIATGPRPAGFSARFGRALARLHKASTRDPHAAQGYGFEHDNFLGTTPQPNPWTEDWVDFWRRHRLGFQLDLARRQGLSTGELNRLGDRVLDRLGELIGEPMGETGEPPTLIHGDLWGGNYLVSADGLPVLIDPAAYYGRREAELAMTRLFGGFDADFESGYQEVWPLEPGAEERLQLYQLYHLLNHLNLFGGGYLDSCLRLLRRFA